The following are encoded in a window of Candidatus Desulfarcum epimagneticum genomic DNA:
- a CDS encoding conserved hypothetical protein (Evidence 4 : Unknown function but conserved in other organisms), with translation MEKKKNGWHVYMIRCRDGSLYTGISNDVARRFETHQTMGKHAAKYLRGRGPLELVFQKEIGSRSSALKVERTIKKFSRSQKEKIVHAGDI, from the coding sequence TTGGAAAAAAAGAAAAACGGCTGGCATGTGTACATGATCAGATGCCGGGATGGGTCCCTTTATACCGGCATATCCAATGATGTGGCCCGGCGTTTTGAAACGCATCAGACAATGGGAAAACACGCGGCGAAATATCTTCGTGGCAGGGGCCCCCTTGAGCTGGTGTTCCAAAAAGAAATAGGGAGCAGGTCGTCGGCGTTAAAGGTGGAGCGAACCATTAAGAAATTTTCCAGGTCGCAAAAAGAAAAAATCGTTCACGCGGGGGATATTTAA
- the coaX gene encoding Type III pantothenate kinase: MLLVIDVGNTNTVMGVYDDSRLVCGWRIRTEKNATEDEFNLLLKGLFSGSDIRLSQVKKTIISSVVPSMAMILNAFCLKYMGREPFWVNARSAAAWMPILYKNPSEVGADRIVNSVAAFHKYRKGMVIIDFGTATTFDAVSEKGEYLGGAISPGIAVSSEALFNKASKLPRVELLKLPDRVVGRETSESIQAGIIFGYAGLVDGIVRRMKKELGGDPFVIATGGLAPLMEKASETILSVEPDLTLEGLRIIGEGS; encoded by the coding sequence ATGCTTCTGGTCATTGATGTGGGAAACACCAACACGGTCATGGGGGTTTACGACGACTCCCGCCTCGTCTGCGGCTGGCGGATCCGCACCGAAAAAAACGCCACCGAAGACGAATTCAACCTTCTTCTCAAAGGTCTTTTTTCCGGAAGCGACATCCGGCTTTCCCAGGTCAAAAAAACCATCATCTCCAGCGTGGTTCCCTCCATGGCCATGATCCTCAACGCTTTCTGCCTTAAGTACATGGGCAGGGAGCCCTTCTGGGTGAACGCCCGTTCGGCGGCGGCCTGGATGCCCATTTTGTACAAAAACCCCTCGGAGGTGGGCGCCGACCGTATCGTCAACTCGGTGGCGGCCTTTCATAAATACCGCAAGGGCATGGTCATCATCGATTTCGGCACCGCCACCACCTTTGACGCGGTGTCCGAAAAGGGCGAGTACCTGGGCGGGGCCATCAGCCCGGGCATCGCCGTGTCCTCCGAGGCCCTTTTCAACAAGGCGTCCAAACTTCCCCGGGTGGAGCTTTTAAAGCTCCCGGACCGGGTCGTCGGCCGGGAAACCTCGGAAAGCATTCAGGCGGGCATTATTTTCGGCTACGCCGGCCTGGTGGACGGCATTGTCAGGCGCATGAAAAAAGAGCTGGGCGGCGATCCCTTCGTGATCGCCACCGGGGGCCTGGCCCCGCTCATGGAAAAGGCGTCGGAAACCATCCTGTCGGTGGAGCCCGACCTGACCCTGGAGGGGCTCCGGATCATCGGGGAGGGGAGTTGA
- the folP gene encoding 7,8-dihydropteroate synthase (Evidence 2a : Function from experimental evidences in other organisms; PubMedId : 13873645, 1522070, 1657875, 8304179, 9187658; Product type e : enzyme) has protein sequence MIEKKMEWGAHSLDFGKRTQIMGIVNVTPDSFSDGGRFDSPQKAIDQGLRLADEGADIIDVGGESTRPFSAGVALEEEISRTAPVIEGLARRLSIPISIDTVKSGVAQRALDAGAAMINDISALSADPGMAPLAAERRVPVVLMHMKGSPKTMQMDPSYSDVMAEIVEFLKNAVSRAVEKGIPKSMIIVDPGVGFGKTAAHNLEIIRRLKQMKTLGVPVLMGHSRKSFIQKTLQDFAEKDMNPLLSVVETGTRAVSAAAILNGADIIRVHDAAGAAATARMIDAIIKS, from the coding sequence ATGATCGAAAAAAAAATGGAATGGGGCGCCCATTCCCTGGATTTCGGAAAGCGGACTCAAATCATGGGGATTGTCAACGTCACCCCGGACTCCTTTTCCGACGGCGGCCGGTTCGATTCCCCCCAAAAAGCCATTGACCAGGGGCTTCGGCTCGCCGATGAGGGGGCCGACATCATCGACGTGGGGGGGGAGTCCACCCGGCCTTTTTCAGCCGGCGTGGCCCTGGAAGAGGAGATCAGCCGGACCGCCCCGGTGATTGAGGGCCTGGCCCGGCGCCTGTCCATCCCCATATCCATCGACACCGTCAAATCCGGCGTGGCCCAGCGCGCCCTGGACGCCGGCGCCGCCATGATCAACGACATCAGCGCCCTTTCCGCAGACCCCGGCATGGCGCCTCTGGCCGCCGAACGCCGGGTCCCCGTGGTCCTGATGCACATGAAGGGATCGCCCAAAACCATGCAGATGGACCCGTCCTACTCCGATGTCATGGCGGAAATCGTGGAATTTTTAAAAAACGCCGTCTCACGGGCCGTTGAAAAGGGAATTCCCAAATCCATGATCATCGTGGATCCGGGAGTCGGCTTTGGAAAAACCGCGGCGCACAACCTTGAAATCATCCGGCGATTAAAACAGATGAAAACCCTGGGCGTCCCCGTCCTGATGGGCCATTCCCGGAAGTCGTTTATCCAAAAAACCCTTCAGGACTTCGCCGAAAAGGACATGAATCCCCTCCTTTCCGTTGTGGAGACCGGGACCCGGGCGGTTTCGGCGGCGGCCATCCTGAACGGCGCCGATATCATCCGGGTTCATGACGCGGCCGGCGCCGCGGCCACGGCGAGGATGATCGACGCCATTATAAAAAGCTGA
- a CDS encoding conserved hypothetical protein (Evidence 4 : Unknown function but conserved in other organisms): protein MPTLKPWYKVINPREDLREGRPLDASEFAVHLDHIRDGDAHPDYQDPARFFERTFLTRNLRAVSGEALRRLNGINTEASAIYNMTTQFGGGKTHSLALLYHLATSGDAAKAFMGVQSILQAGRVNEIPKANVGIFVGTRFDVLTGRGGDDGTPPRRTPWGELAWQLGGEASFDLVREHDARGIAPAGDVIRKMIPDDRPALLLIDEVMNYVSPERKTKHAGEMYNFLMKLSEEIAGMNRVVAVVSIPASEMEMGAEDEADYTRLKKMLDRKGKPVIMSAENEMSEIIRRRLFEWDLRTVDPEGRLLLPRDAVNACKEYADWILDNRNQVPNWFTDHAQDAFETTYPFHPMVISVFERKWRELPRFQQTRGVLRLLALWVSHAFQIGFKKAERELLIGMGSAPLGDSQFRTAVFEQLGESRLEGAVATDIAGGKESHAALLDNEAEETLRKACVHQKSATAVFFESNGGQGENRQSATVPELRLAVAGPTIDIGNVETALESLTDRCYYLTLERNSYYFSMMENLNKRYSDRRAGVKEDDVARLTREQVEKVFVDADGLKRVFFPEKSGQIPNQPVVTLVIGQPEKSLRNAPELISELTAMTKGFGASMRIFKSALIWVAPDSSDSMRDDARKFLAWEAIDAEKDMMNLDDGQRRQLSEHLKRARRDLKESVWRSYNKVMLLGKDNALKTIDLGLVTSSSAESPTKLILSKLRQNDEVVKAVSPRFLLKNWPPAKSEWSTKDVRDTFFASPMFPRLLNIEAVKGAISQGVSEGRMAYVSKGKGGYDPFIYKQSLNERDVEISDDFFIITAENAEKHIKPSELTRILVTPEYAQMKPGTKQTFSAKGLDQFGRDFECSNLEWGATGGTINEQGVFKAGEDEGRFLVLVNAMGEKSEVSVSVVREANPAGEETTTFSHRSEQTVKWSGEIPYRKWMNFYTKVLSKLVSAGGLKITVNVESSPEGGLGERETDDIRAALKGLGLNDKIETGK from the coding sequence ATGCCCACATTGAAGCCTTGGTATAAAGTGATCAACCCGCGTGAGGACTTGCGGGAAGGCCGCCCTCTGGACGCCTCTGAGTTTGCGGTTCATCTGGATCATATTCGCGACGGAGACGCCCATCCTGACTATCAGGACCCGGCGCGGTTCTTTGAACGGACCTTCCTGACACGGAACCTGCGCGCTGTATCAGGAGAAGCGTTGCGCCGTTTGAACGGCATCAATACCGAGGCCTCTGCCATCTATAACATGACGACGCAATTTGGCGGAGGCAAGACCCATTCTCTGGCCCTTCTCTATCATTTGGCGACATCTGGAGATGCCGCCAAGGCGTTCATGGGCGTCCAGTCCATTCTCCAGGCCGGAAGGGTCAACGAGATTCCAAAGGCGAATGTCGGAATTTTCGTCGGCACACGCTTTGATGTCCTGACCGGACGCGGCGGGGACGACGGCACGCCTCCTCGCCGCACACCCTGGGGCGAGCTGGCGTGGCAGCTGGGCGGGGAAGCCTCTTTTGATCTTGTGCGTGAGCACGACGCGCGGGGTATAGCGCCGGCGGGGGATGTCATAAGAAAAATGATCCCGGATGATAGACCCGCCTTGCTGCTGATTGACGAAGTCATGAATTACGTCAGCCCCGAGCGCAAAACCAAACACGCAGGGGAGATGTATAACTTTCTGATGAAACTCTCCGAGGAAATAGCGGGGATGAATCGTGTGGTCGCAGTGGTGTCGATTCCCGCTTCGGAGATGGAAATGGGAGCGGAGGATGAAGCCGACTATACGCGTCTTAAGAAAATGCTGGACCGCAAAGGCAAACCGGTTATTATGTCCGCCGAGAATGAAATGTCCGAAATCATCCGCAGGCGCCTGTTCGAGTGGGATCTCCGGACCGTTGACCCGGAAGGAAGGCTTCTCCTGCCAAGAGATGCCGTGAATGCCTGCAAAGAATACGCGGATTGGATTCTGGACAACCGCAATCAGGTTCCCAACTGGTTCACCGACCATGCCCAGGACGCATTCGAGACGACCTATCCCTTCCATCCGATGGTAATCTCGGTTTTCGAGCGAAAGTGGCGCGAACTGCCGCGTTTTCAACAAACCCGGGGTGTCCTGCGGCTTCTGGCCCTGTGGGTGTCACATGCTTTCCAGATCGGATTCAAAAAAGCGGAAAGAGAATTGTTGATTGGCATGGGCTCCGCTCCCCTGGGTGATTCTCAATTTCGCACGGCGGTGTTTGAGCAACTCGGTGAGTCAAGATTGGAAGGGGCCGTCGCGACCGATATTGCCGGCGGAAAGGAATCGCACGCCGCGCTCTTGGACAATGAGGCGGAAGAGACGCTTCGCAAGGCATGCGTGCACCAAAAATCCGCCACGGCTGTGTTCTTCGAGTCAAATGGCGGCCAGGGTGAGAACAGGCAGTCGGCGACGGTTCCGGAACTGCGCCTGGCCGTTGCCGGACCCACTATTGATATTGGAAATGTCGAAACGGCCTTGGAGTCATTAACCGACCGATGCTACTACCTGACCCTTGAGCGCAACAGCTACTACTTCAGCATGATGGAGAATCTCAACAAACGTTACTCGGACCGGCGCGCCGGGGTTAAAGAAGATGATGTCGCGCGCTTGACGCGTGAGCAGGTTGAAAAGGTATTTGTCGACGCGGATGGGCTGAAGCGCGTATTTTTTCCGGAAAAAAGCGGACAAATTCCCAATCAGCCTGTTGTCACCCTCGTTATCGGTCAGCCAGAGAAATCTTTGCGTAACGCGCCGGAACTTATTTCCGAACTCACCGCCATGACAAAAGGATTCGGCGCTTCCATGCGCATATTCAAAAGCGCCCTAATATGGGTGGCCCCGGACAGTTCGGATTCCATGCGGGATGACGCTCGCAAATTTCTGGCATGGGAGGCGATCGACGCCGAAAAAGACATGATGAACCTTGACGACGGCCAACGCCGCCAGCTATCCGAGCATCTCAAACGCGCCCGCCGAGATCTGAAGGAAAGTGTCTGGCGCAGTTATAATAAAGTGATGCTTCTCGGTAAAGACAATGCTCTGAAAACGATCGATCTTGGATTGGTGACGTCAAGTTCCGCTGAGTCGCCCACAAAGCTGATTCTATCCAAATTGAGACAGAATGACGAGGTTGTGAAGGCGGTCAGCCCGCGGTTTTTACTCAAAAACTGGCCGCCCGCCAAGTCGGAATGGAGCACAAAAGATGTCAGAGACACTTTTTTCGCCTCACCGATGTTTCCTCGTCTGCTGAACATTGAGGCAGTCAAAGGCGCCATTTCTCAGGGCGTTTCAGAAGGGCGGATGGCCTATGTGTCCAAGGGAAAGGGTGGATACGATCCCTTCATCTACAAGCAGTCCCTTAACGAGCGCGATGTTGAAATTTCAGATGATTTTTTCATCATCACTGCGGAAAATGCGGAGAAACACATTAAGCCTTCGGAACTGACTCGTATCCTCGTCACCCCTGAATACGCCCAGATGAAACCGGGAACAAAGCAAACATTCAGCGCAAAAGGATTGGATCAGTTTGGGCGTGACTTTGAATGCTCGAATCTCGAGTGGGGAGCGACCGGGGGAACCATTAATGAACAAGGCGTTTTTAAGGCCGGGGAGGATGAGGGACGCTTCCTTGTGCTTGTAAATGCCATGGGCGAAAAAAGCGAGGTCAGTGTCTCTGTCGTCAGGGAAGCAAATCCTGCGGGAGAAGAAACAACAACTTTTTCGCATCGGTCTGAGCAGACAGTAAAATGGTCAGGCGAAATCCCATATCGGAAATGGATGAACTTCTATACGAAGGTGCTTTCAAAACTCGTATCAGCCGGCGGCCTGAAGATTACGGTGAATGTTGAGTCATCACCGGAAGGAGGCCTCGGCGAACGAGAAACGGACGACATCCGCGCGGCTTTGAAGGGATTGGGGTTAAATGACAAAATAGAGACGGGCAAATGA
- the ftsH gene encoding protease, ATP-dependent zinc-metallo (Evidence 2a : Function from experimental evidences in other organisms; PubMedId : 12037319, 1925026, 6389496, 7781608, 8106505, 8248182, 8444796, 8444797, 9573051, 9636708, 9643547, 9712851; Product type e : enzyme) gives MNQSYRNLALWFVIILVMLMFYNLFKQQAVSENSVAYTTFLRMLNEDGVSEVLIQGQELFVTGADKERFKVYAPEDADLIRMLREKGVAIVAKPPDESPWYMSLLITWLPMILLFGIWIFFMRQMQAGGGKALSFGKSRARLLSDKHEKVTFADVAGIDEAKEELGEVVAFLKEPKKFTRLGGRIPKGALLMGPPGTGKTLLARAIAGEADVPFFTISGSDFVEMFVGVGASRVRDLFEQGKRNAPCIIFIDEIDAVGRHRGAGLGGGHDEREQTLNQLLVEMDGFESNEGVILISATNRPDVLDPALLRPGRFDRQVVVPLPDIRGREGILNVHMKKTPIAQDVAPLVLAKGTPGFSGADLENLVNEAALHAAALEKERVEMADFEEAKDKVYMGLERKSKVISDEDRKTTAYHEGGHALAARFLPNTDVVNKVTIIPRGRAAGITWFLPDERDFKYKDQLESHLSVAYGGRVAEELVFGRISTGASNDIKQATDMARQMVRAWGMSDELGPLSYAKDEEQIFLGREISQRRDYSEDTARRIDEEISAIITRNYEKTREVLKENLDILHKLADLLVEKETLSGAELDELILEMRPGFEFPSK, from the coding sequence TTGAACCAGTCTTACCGAAATCTCGCGTTATGGTTTGTCATCATCCTGGTGATGCTGATGTTTTACAATCTTTTCAAGCAGCAGGCCGTCTCTGAAAATTCCGTGGCCTACACCACGTTTTTGAGAATGCTGAACGAGGACGGCGTCAGCGAGGTCCTGATCCAGGGACAGGAGCTGTTTGTGACCGGCGCCGACAAGGAGCGTTTTAAAGTGTACGCCCCTGAGGACGCCGATCTCATCCGGATGCTGAGGGAAAAGGGCGTGGCCATTGTCGCCAAGCCCCCGGACGAGTCCCCGTGGTACATGTCCCTTCTCATCACGTGGCTTCCCATGATCCTGCTTTTCGGAATATGGATCTTTTTCATGCGCCAGATGCAGGCCGGGGGAGGTAAGGCCCTTTCCTTCGGCAAAAGCAGGGCGAGGCTTCTGTCCGACAAGCATGAAAAGGTCACCTTCGCCGATGTGGCCGGCATTGACGAGGCCAAGGAGGAGCTGGGGGAGGTGGTGGCGTTTTTAAAGGAGCCCAAGAAATTCACCCGGCTGGGAGGCCGGATTCCCAAGGGCGCGCTTCTGATGGGCCCCCCGGGCACAGGAAAAACCCTTTTGGCCCGGGCCATCGCCGGGGAGGCCGATGTGCCGTTTTTCACCATCAGCGGCTCGGATTTTGTGGAGATGTTCGTGGGGGTCGGGGCCTCCCGGGTGCGGGACCTCTTTGAGCAGGGCAAACGAAACGCCCCGTGCATTATTTTCATCGACGAAATCGACGCAGTGGGCCGGCACCGGGGCGCGGGCCTCGGGGGCGGTCATGACGAAAGGGAGCAGACCTTAAACCAGCTTCTGGTGGAGATGGACGGGTTTGAGTCCAATGAGGGCGTCATCCTGATATCGGCCACCAACCGTCCCGATGTCCTGGATCCCGCGCTTCTGCGGCCCGGACGTTTCGACCGCCAGGTGGTGGTGCCCCTTCCCGACATCCGGGGACGCGAGGGCATCCTCAATGTCCATATGAAAAAGACCCCCATCGCCCAGGATGTGGCCCCCCTGGTTCTGGCCAAGGGAACCCCGGGTTTTTCCGGCGCGGACCTGGAGAACCTGGTCAACGAGGCGGCCCTTCACGCCGCGGCGCTGGAAAAGGAGCGGGTGGAAATGGCCGATTTCGAGGAGGCCAAAGACAAGGTGTACATGGGCCTTGAGCGCAAATCCAAAGTCATCAGCGACGAGGACCGCAAAACCACGGCCTACCATGAGGGGGGACACGCCCTGGCGGCGCGTTTTCTGCCCAACACCGACGTGGTGAACAAGGTCACCATCATTCCCCGGGGAAGGGCCGCCGGGATCACCTGGTTTTTGCCCGATGAAAGGGATTTCAAATACAAAGATCAGCTGGAGAGCCATCTGTCGGTGGCCTACGGGGGCCGCGTCGCCGAAGAGCTGGTGTTCGGGCGCATCAGCACAGGCGCGTCCAACGACATCAAGCAGGCCACGGATATGGCCCGGCAGATGGTGCGGGCCTGGGGCATGAGCGACGAGCTGGGGCCCCTTTCCTACGCCAAGGATGAGGAGCAGATATTCCTGGGCCGGGAGATCAGCCAGCGCCGGGACTATTCCGAGGACACCGCGAGAAGAATCGACGAGGAGATCAGCGCCATCATCACCCGGAACTATGAGAAAACCCGGGAGGTTTTAAAGGAAAACCTGGATATTCTTCATAAGCTGGCGGATCTTTTGGTGGAAAAGGAGACCCTTTCAGGGGCCGAGCTGGACGAGCTGATCCTTGAAATGAGGCCGGGGTTTGAGTTTCCGTCGAAATGA